In one window of Pagrus major chromosome 12, Pma_NU_1.0 DNA:
- the ppp1r3b gene encoding protein phosphatase 1 regulatory subunit 3B, with translation MPIDMALPLFLSNEDFVFGTSPETCKPALSSCLRFQQCVDQSDGRSSRKDLRKAKKQVTFADHRGLSLTRVKVFSEFNDPIDIPLNIQEMLSSALSLTAEEDKLVLDFTQPSSDYLCFRQSLERNYVCLEHCVLKDKALEGTVKVKNLSFEKSVKLRVTFDTWNSHTDVDCVYMRDTYPSSYSDTFSFHVSLPAELQPHEHVEFAVCYEVDGREYWDSNQGSNYRVVWSSMKRIHQDACSRHTDSFHFGIHFDRYGSPTCSHGIFPDWPSYAGYENTGPYY, from the coding sequence ATGCCGATCGACATGGCCTTACCTCTGTTCCTGTCCAATGAGGACTTTGTCTTCGGGACGTCTCCTGAAACCTGTAAACCCGCTCTGAGCTCCTGCCTGAGGTTTCAGCAGTGTGTCGATCAGAGCGACGGGCGGTCCTCCAGGAAAGACTTGAGAAAGGCCAAGAAGCAGGTGACGTTTGCTGATCACAGAGGTCTGTCTCTCACCAGAGTGAAGGTCTTCTCCGAGTTCAACGACCCCATCGACATTCCTCTGAACATCCAGGAGATGCTCAGCTCCGCTCTCTCTCTGACGGCCGAGGAGGACAAACTGGTGCTGGACTTCACTCAGCCCTCCTCAGACTACCTGTGCTTCCGTCAGAGCCTGGAGAGGAACTACGTCTGCCTGGAGCACTGCGTGCTGAAGGACAAGGCTTTAGAGGGAACCGTTAAAGTCAAGAACCTGTCCTTCGAGAAGTCTGTGAAGCTGCGGGTGACCTTTGACACCTGGAACAGCCACACGGACGTAGACTGTGTTTACATGAGGGACACGTATCCCAGCTCGTACAGCGACACCTTCTCCTTCCACGTGTCTCTGCCCGCCGAGCTGCAGCCTCACGAGCACGTCGAGTTCGCCGTCTGTTACGAGGTGGATGGACGTGAGTACTGGGACAGCAACCAGGGGAGCAACTACAGGGTCGTCTGGTCCTCCATGAAGAGGATCCATCAGGACGCCTGCAGCCGCCACACGGACTCCTTCCACTTCGGGATTCACTTTGACCGATACGGCAGCCCCACCTGTTCACACGGGATCTTCCCTGACTGGCCGAGTTACGCAGGATACGAGAACACGGGCCCGTACTACTGA
- the LOC141005624 gene encoding protein phosphatase 1 regulatory subunit 3B-like, which produces MPIDMALPLFLSNEDFVFGTSPETCKPALSSCLRFQQCVDQSDGRSSRKDLRKAKKQVTFADHRGLSLTRVKVFSEFNDPIDIPLNIQEMLSSALSLTAEEDKLVLDFTQPSSDYLCFRQSLERNYVCLEHCVLKDKALEGTVKVKNLSFEKSVKLRVTFDTWNSHTDVDCVYMRDTYPSSYSDTFSFHVSLPAELQPHEHVEFAVCYEVDGREYWDSNQGSNYRVVWSSMKRIHQDACSRHTDSFHFGIHFDRYGSPTCSHGIFPDWPSYAGYENTGPYY; this is translated from the coding sequence ATGCCGATCGACATGGCCTTACCTCTGTTCCTGTCCAATGAGGACTTTGTCTTCGGGACGTCTCCTGAAACCTGTAAACCCGCTCTGAGCTCCTGCCTGAGGTTTCAGCAGTGTGTCGATCAGAGCGACGGGCGGTCCTCCAGGAAAGACTTGAGAAAGGCCAAGAAGCAGGTGACGTTTGCTGATCACAGAGGTCTGTCTCTCACCAGAGTGAAGGTCTTCTCCGAGTTCAACGACCCCATCGACATTCCTCTGAACATCCAGGAGATGCTCAGCTCCGCTCTCTCTCTGACGGCCGAGGAGGACAAACTGGTGCTGGACTTCACTCAGCCCTCCTCAGACTACCTGTGCTTCCGTCAGAGCCTGGAGAGGAACTACGTCTGCCTGGAGCACTGCGTGCTGAAGGACAAGGCTTTAGAGGGAACCGTTAAAGTCAAGAACCTGTCCTTCGAGAAGTCTGTGAAGCTGCGGGTGACCTTTGACACCTGGAACAGCCACACGGACGTAGACTGTGTTTACATGAGGGACACGTATCCCAGCTCGTACAGCGACACCTTCTCCTTCCACGTGTCTCTGCCCGCCGAGCTGCAGCCTCACGAGCACGTCGAGTTCGCCGTCTGCTACGAGGTGGATGGACGTGAGTACTGGGACAGCAACCAGGGGAGCAACTACAGGGTCGTCTGGTCCTCCATGAAGAGGATCCATCAGGACGCCTGCAGCCGCCACACGGACTCCTTCCACTTCGGGATTCACTTTGACCGATACGGCAGCCCCACCTGTTCACACGGGATCTTCCCTGACTGGCCGAGTTACGCAGGATACGAGAACACGGGCCCGTACTACTGA
- the mfhas1 gene encoding malignant fibrous histiocytoma-amplified sequence 1 homolog, which translates to MKTLNENKEEEEEGSGCNAMEDKENKLRTARLWRDAALRSRKLRSNLRQLTLCSKDNQIILPEDIAEIEVLNLGNNSLQELPDGLGSTLNNLRILVLRRNKFTAVPRVVFELGQLVELDMSHNCLRSLSEAVVQLRGLKKLCISHNKIQNLPAQIGALQVLEELDISFNDLHDFPRSFSSLAKLRTLDADHNKLNQFPPEILDLSELEELDCSGNKFETLPADIMKLQYVKILWLSSLHMSLLPDSFCHLNHLESLMLDGNNLTVLPAAFGRLQRLKMINLSSNEFESFPEVILSITGLEELYLSRNKLIHVPEDIGQLVKLANLWLDNNNITYLPDSIVELEKLEELVLQGNQIAILPDNFGKLSKVNIWKVKDNPLIQPPYEVCMKGIPYIAAYQKELAHSQLAVKPRLKLVLMGTKNAGKTRLRQSVVSTQWDVEGNQGNKGIEVTNWVADADRCLTFLVYDLSGKQNYDLIKPFFLSPGALYILVVNLKTYSSRNFYAHVGYFLHLLSAKVPHAVVCLVGTHADLCGEVEVEEKTLDIHRQIGLQEKRDIQSLRSLALQVDQALEQGYNVRSSSPHVLFYGVSDRNLRRRKSQLQYMLNHRLQILSPVLSVSCTETQRNIQRLREKVMSVADHRDIFPNLHRVLPKSWQMLEELHFKPKDLWLSWWDSARLGLQAGLTEDRLQSALSYLHESGKLLYFEDSLTLKEYVFHNLPRFIAILNVFFQRDESTLLDRLLSEGERGDKGRVSLVIEDEKGENLRVTHLQHHVEGFLQQGLLPSNVIRLLLRPLIQTQQDLHLIMELLEKMGICYCINKPRSKPLNGATAWYKFPSYVSNEEPRAEASAGGSSLPLCPFFSVEQLHIQYSFPFLFPPGLFARFSVQINSHVVQRSDGRNQIFAYRGKVPVVISHRTSKGKLQAETLSIASHASLPNIWTAWQAVTPLVEELNVLLQEWPGLHYSVHILCSKCLKRGSSNPHAFPGELLSQPRPEGLTEIICPKNGSERVNVALVYPPTPTVVSPCLK; encoded by the coding sequence ATGAAAACTCTCAATGaaaacaaggaggaggaggaggaggggtccGGCTGCAACGCCATGGAGGACAAGGAGAACAAGCTGCGGACGGCCAGGCTGTGGAGGGATGCCGCCCTGCGCTCCAGGAAGCTGCGGAGCAACCTGCGCCAGCTCACCCTCTGCTCCAAAGACAACCAGATCATCCTGCCCGAGGACATAGCCGAGATAGAGGTGCTCAATCTGGGCAACAACTCCCTCCAGGAGCTGCCAGACGGGCTGGGATCCACCCTCAACAACCTGCGCATCCTGGTCCTCCGCAGGAACAAGTTCACAGCCGTCCCCCGGGTGGTGTTTGAGCTGGGGCAGCTGGTGGAGCTCGACATGAGCCACAACTGTCTGAGGAGTCTCTCTGAGGCTGTGGTCCAGCTGAGGGGGCTGAAGAAGCTGTGCATCAGTCACAACAAGATCCAGAATCTGCCGGCTCAGATCGGAGCGCTTCAGGTTTTGGAGGAACTCGACATCAGCTTCAACGACCTGCACGATTTCCCCAGATCCTTCTCCAGCCTCGCCAAGCTGCGGACTCTGGACGCAGATCACAACAAGCTGAACCAATTCCCCCCTGAGATCCTGGACCTCAGCGAGCTGGAGGAACTCGACTGCTCCGGGAACAAGTTTGAGACGTTACCGGCAGACATCATGAAGCTGCAGTATGTCAAAATCCTGTGGCTCAGCAGTCTTCACATGTCCTTGTTACCGGACTCGTTCTGTCACCTGAACCACCTGGAGAGCCTGATGCTGGACGGGAACAACCTCACAGTGCTGCCTGCTGCTTTCGGTCGTCTGCAAAGACTCAAAATGATCAATTTGTCCTCGAATGAGTTCGAGAGCTTCCCCGAGGTTATTTTAAGCATCACAGGACTAGAGGAACTTTACCTGAGCAGGAATAAACTGATTCATGTCCCAGAGGATATTGGGCAGCTGGTGAAGCTGGCCAACCTTTGGctggacaacaacaacatcacataTCTGCCAGACTCCATCGTGGAGCTGGAGAAGTTGGAGGAACTCGTTTTACAGGGTAACCAAATAGCCATACTTCCAGATAATTTTGGAAAGCTGTCCAAAGTGAACATTTGGAAGGTGAAGGATAACCCTCTCATCCAGCCTCCGTATGAGGTGTGTATGAAGGGCATCCCTTACATCGCAGCCTATCAGAAGGAGCTCGCACATTCGCAGCTTGCTGTGAAGCCGCGGCTCAAACTGGTCCTGATGGGGACGAAGAACGCTGGGAAGACCCGGCTGAGGCAGAGCGTGGTGAGCACTCAGTGGGATGTTGAAGGAAACCAGGGAAACAAAGGGATCGAAGTCACTAACTGGGTGGCGGATGCTGATCGCTGTCTTACATTTCTGGTGTATGATCTGTCAGGGAAGCAAAACTACGACCTCATCAaacccttttttctctcccccgGTGCTCTCTACATCCTCGTTGTGAATCTCAAAACATACTCGTCCAGGAACTTTTACGCCCACGTCGGGtatttcctccacctcctcagtGCCAAAGTACCCCACGCTGTTGTGTGCTTGGTGGGCACGCATGCAGACCTTTgtggagaggtggaggtggaggagaagacgCTGGACATTCACAGACAGATCGGCCTGCAGGAGAAGAGGGACATCCAGAGCCTGAGGAGTCTGGCTCTGCAGGTGGATCAGGCGCTGGAGCAGGGCTACAATGTCCGCTCGTCCAGCCCTCACGTCCTCTTTTACGGGGTCTCTGACAGGAACCTGAGGCGGCGGAAATCCCAGCTGCAGTACATGCTGAACCACCGGCTGCAGATCCTGTCGCCTGTGCTGAGCGTCAGCTGCACCGAGACGCAGAGGAACATCCAGCGGCTGAGGGAGAAGGTCATGTCTGTTGCAGACCACAGGGACATCTTCCCCAACCTCCACCGAGTGCTGCCAAAGTCCTGGCAGATGCTGGAGGAGTTGCACTTTAAGCCCAAAGACCTGTGGCTGTCGTGGTGGGACTCGGCCCGTCTGGGCCTCCAGGCGGGGCTCACAGAGGACCGGCTGCAGAGCGCCTTATCCTACCTGCACGAGAGCGGGAAGCTGCTTTACTTTGAGGACAGCCTCACTCTGAAGGAGTATGTTTTTCACAATCTTCCACGATTCATTGCAATTCTCAACGTCTTCTTCCAGAGGGACGAGTCCACACTGCTGGACAGGCTCCTCTctgagggggagaggggggacaaGGGGAGGGTGAGTCTGGTTATAGAGGACGAGAAGGGCGAGAACCTCAGGGTGACCCACCTGCAGCACCATGTGGAGGGCTTCCTCCAACAAGGCCTTCTGCCCTCCAACGTCATCCGCCTGCTGCTCAGACCACTCATCCAGACCCAGCAGGACCTCCACCTCATCATGGAGCTTCTGGAGAAGATGGGCATCTGCTACTGCATCAACAAGCCGCGCAGCAAGCCTCTGAACGGAGCCACAGCCTGGTACAAGTTCCCCAGCTACGTCAGCAACGAGGAGCCGCGGGCGGAGGCCTCGGCCGGCGGCagctctctgcctctgtgtccGTTCTTCTCCGTGGAGCAGCTGCACATCCAGTACAGCTTCCCCTTCCTGTTTCCTCCCGGACTGTTCGCTCGTTTCAGCGTGCAGATTAACAGCCACGTGGTTCAGCGGTCGGACGGTAGGAATCAGATATTTGCCTATCGAGGTAAAGTCCCCGTGGTGATCAGCCACCGGACCTCGAAGGGGAAGCTGCAGGCAGAGACTCTGTCCATCGCCAGCCACGCCTCGCTGCCCAACATCTGGACCGCGTGGCAGGCCGTCACGCCGCTGGTGGAAGAGCTGAACGTGCTGCTGCAGGAGTGGCCCGGCCTGCACTACTCTGTTCATATCCTGTGTTCCAAGTGCCTCAAGAGAGGGTCGTCCAACCCACACGCCTTCCCAG